The Micropterus dolomieu isolate WLL.071019.BEF.003 ecotype Adirondacks linkage group LG14, ASM2129224v1, whole genome shotgun sequence DNA segment TAAACCCTGACTGATAGATGATAAAAAAGTGACCCTGCCTATAATGTGTCCTTGTCACACCACTGCATGTTGACTCATTCAGCCTACAACCTCTGTTCAGGAAGTAAACCTGTTTCTAGCTGCTGTTCACCAATGATAACGTGTACTACTGTCAGCCCAACGCAAAGCCTAATGCCCCGACCTTCTCTGTGGtggaaaatgtcacttttttttttaatgtgtcacTTGTGACCTCTCTGAGTGAGAAAATGAAACAGATATAACGTGTTGTGTTACTTGACTATGTGCATGTGCAACCTTTGCCAAGTGCACCAGTTGACCCTTTCTTAAGAAAAGACGATCGAGAAAGGTCATTACAAAGGTCAAGTATCTGTGCCCTATGTTGCTGTGTCTAGATTAGATTTCTAAGGCCAGGTTAGCAAAGTTGTCACATGCTCGCCTAGCCtctgtgtgagcatgtgtgtgtgtgtgctattaCTACATACTGCAGATACCCCAAAGTTATCTTCCTTCACATACCCTTTCAAATGACCTCCATTTGCTGAGATGCTCTTCAGTTGTAACAGCTAACTTTAAACTAACTGCACTTGAATAGTGAATAAAATCTacactttaattaattacaacAATACATGAAAGTGAATTAAACTAGGACGTACAGGGATGTGCTTGGAAGATGCATTTTTTGTTTAAGGAGAATGTAGGGGAACACTTAGTGAGGCAAATTTCTGGCTAATTGTGTCCATCCTATCTACTTACTTATGTGTACTATTCCTTCATACAACATTTCTACTTGTCTTTCTCCTGTATTTCCCACCCTAACTTTCCCTCACTCACTGTCGTTTTACTTGCCATTCATTGAAACACTCTTTGCCCTTTCACTAGCTGCTCACCACCGTGTTTCTCCAGCCCCAGTCTCTCTGAATGTCACGAGCCATCTCTGGTTGCGTCCTGTTCTTTTTATAGCTGAGCAGCTGAAATGTGAGGGGTCACAATGGGAGGATAAATACAAGGGCCAGCAGACTGGAGGGTTGTCGCAGACTAAGGCAGGatcttctccctccctctctccttcttctctcaGCTCTCCTTCTAACCTCAAAGgtaaaagaaaatgaacattTGATTGACAGATATGGGACAAATGCATTACTTTAATTGGCTTTTTGTGCAACTGGTTAAATATATTCTAGCATGAGATGCATAACCCTAAACCTAAGAGACTGTTCTTGTAGCTCAAACACATTTGTGGTTACTGTGAAAGCTAGAGCTATATGACCCACAATCTTTTGACTTTCATCTGACACactaaaaaacagacagacagataataCATTCACGGTTCAGCAATGAATTGCTTCACTTGCACTCTAGTTTAAAAATGCATGACAAGTCTCCCTCAGCATTATGCACATTCACATGCAGCATATTAATGTTACTCAAACACAGTAGTTGCTGTTCCACAGCCTTTTAGCTCATCTATCTTCATTGCATCACTAGTAGTTGATACTGCCTTTTTTATCTAATGCAAAGATACATTTGGATGGTTTCCGAGCAGTCAGGGGTGGCTCAGTGATTTGAATAAGCTCTAAATTAGCTCATGCTATCTAGTTGATAATCTTTTACTGTACATGAGTTGTAAACAGTGGGATGTGAGGCTGCACACTTCTCTTAAATGAAATGCCTTGTTGCTGAGCCATAGTGCCTTTATTGCCTTGCAGCAGTACACTCTTTATATTTAGTCCACCCTATTGATAGTGGAGGCATATAcaaggggagagaggaaggagtgTGTAGAGGAGGTGTGGGATAGAAGAGCAGGGAGGAGGAATGGGGAGGGAAGGGGGCAGTGAAGGGGAAGGAAAAGGTCAGGGATAAGAGGCTAGAAAATGGAATAGGTGACACGCATGCTTGTCATGATTTCAAGGGTGGTCAGATATGTGAAGGGTGGAGACAGGGGAGGGTGGAGGGCTCTCTGACACTGGATCCCTTGTGCCGCTGCATATTGTGCCTGGGAAAAAGTGTGTAACCCCAGTGCTTTATGGTATTGGAACAGTTATAGCTGCAACACCTGCAGTCACACAGTCGCGCCACAGATGCAGACATGTCAGCCTCTACTTTTACCACTTCCTTTACACAGTGAACCAAATGTTCTGTCATTCTAACATGAATCAGTTTCCCATGTATTTACAATAATAACCACAACCACAAAACTCAAGCATTGCAGCTGGTTTTTGTTGAACTTTTCCCCTTGTGCTTTTGCATGGTTTTAGGTCTGCATAAATCGTGAAACCGGTACTTCTATAGTGGTtgtcttccaaccactcaaagcgctttacacttTCGTGttcacatacattcatacactaaTTGTAGAGGCTAGGTCCCAACTGCTTATCAGAAACAGactcacacactgatgacaATGCCTTTGGGAGCCACTTGGGGTTCAACTTATCTTGTCCAAGGACACTTGGCTGAGGGAAGCCAATTTTCCGATTAGTGCCACAGCCGCCCCTGTAAGTCCCTCAAATGTTTCcttctctcatctcatcctttgtcttccttctcctcctcaatAGAGTCAGGATGCCTCACGCATACCCCTTCCTCACTCCTGAGCAAAAGAAAGAGCTCTGCGACATAGCTCAGAGGATCATCGCTCCCGGCAAAGGAATCCTCGCCGCAGACGAGTCCACCGGTAAAGAATTAtaggatttgtttttttatttttataattaaaaaatcaTCAATCAGTCATTTAGGATTGCCAACATTtctctgaaaataaaataatctatatagaataaataaatctataaagCACACAACAGCAAATATGTATGTGAGAAGGAAGTTCAATCATTAACACAGTTAGGATATGATTATGACAGGCAATGTAAATTTTTttcagaactaaaatgcaaataTCTGCAaatgctcacacaaacacaccagtgCAATCCACAAATGGATCCAGTTTTCATCTAGCCTGTGTCTCCATAATCCATAAATATAGGCAGCGTGGCCAAGCGCTTCCAGAGCATCAATGCTGAGAACACTGAGGAGAACAGGAGGCTGTACCGCCAGCTCCTCTTCACTGCTGACGAACGTATCAACCCTTGCATTGGTGGTGTCATTCTCTTCCATGAGACCGTGTACCAGAAGACCGATGATGGCAAGCCATTCCCCCAGTACCTCAAGGGAAGAGGCATGGTGGTGGGCATCAAGGTTGACAAAGGTGTTGTCCCCCTAGCCGGAACCAATGGCGAGACAACCACCCAGGGTGAGCTAAGAACAAGTTTAGACACAAAGAGGGCAATGCGTCAACATCTTTTAATACCTTTGTCTAACTCATCTGGTgtgttctcttcctctttcacaGGTCTCGATGGACTGTATGAGCGCTGCGCCCAGTACAAGAAGGATGGTTGTGACTTTGCCAAGTGGCGCTGTGTGCTGAAGATCACCCCCACCACTCCCTCAAGACTGGCCATCATTGAGAACGCCAATGTCCTGGCCCGCTATGCCAGCATCTGCCAGATGGTAGGACACACTGAAATCAGTGTGGAGTCTTGACAGGGTATCCACATAATTTTACAAGTTTCATGACAAGGACAGATCTATGTATATATGTTATCAGTAGAAAAACATGCCCTTTCATCAGTCTTTGTGGCTATTACGTTTGTTTTAGTTTATATTTAAATCACAGAAATGTCTGTTCAAATACCATCTAAATCACATCAAAGGAGTTGTCAGTGGTCCCAAAAGCGATTTCAACTTCTATTCCTAAGCCGCATCAGTGCAGCAAAAAGCAATTTAGGCCTCTTTTACCAATAAAAGATATAATATAGTGTAATCTATTTCTAGTGTACATTGAGATATGAAGTCATTTTAACCTCTGATTTAAATATTCTCTAAGACTGCTGTACATTTATAAAATCAGTTGTAACTTCAAAAATGAcataacaattaaaaacaacctcTTTGAAACTGGACCCAGTTGAGAACCACTGAATTGATAAGTAATGAATACATAAGTAACTAACACAGTATCTCTCCACTGCGGTTCTTATTTCTTGTCTCCTTATTCTCAACTTGCCTTGATATCCACCTGTCATTTTGACTCTTTTTGTCTCTGCCTTCCTCAGCACGGCATCGTCCCCATTGTTGAGCCTGAGATTCTCCCTGATGGTGACCACGACCTGAAGCGCTGCCAGTACGTTACTGAGAAGGtccttgctgctgtttacaAAGCCCTGTCCGACCACCACGTCTACCTGGAGGGTACCCTGCTTAAGCCCAACATGGTCACTGCCGGACACTCCTGCTCACACAAGTATAGCAACCAGGAGATTGCTATGGCAACTGTCACTGCCCTGCGCCGCACTGTGCCCCCTGCAGTCCCCGGTGAGCTCAATGCACACAATCTCTTGTTgacatgcacacatttgcaAACTTTGCAGAAACTAAAATCTAATCAAATGTAGCTTTTTTCCATAAACAAGTGCATTACTAAACTCTCATGTGCTTCTTGTACAGGCATTACCTTCCTGTCTGGTGGCCAGAGTGAGGAAGAGTCT contains these protein-coding regions:
- the aldoab gene encoding aldolase a, fructose-bisphosphate, b; translated protein: MPHAYPFLTPEQKKELCDIAQRIIAPGKGILAADESTGSVAKRFQSINAENTEENRRLYRQLLFTADERINPCIGGVILFHETVYQKTDDGKPFPQYLKGRGMVVGIKVDKGVVPLAGTNGETTTQGLDGLYERCAQYKKDGCDFAKWRCVLKITPTTPSRLAIIENANVLARYASICQMHGIVPIVEPEILPDGDHDLKRCQYVTEKVLAAVYKALSDHHVYLEGTLLKPNMVTAGHSCSHKYSNQEIAMATVTALRRTVPPAVPGITFLSGGQSEEESSINLNAMNQCPLHRPWALSFSYGRALQASALKAWGGKKENGKACQEEFIKRALANSQACQGKYASSGSSSTGGESLFVANHAY